The following proteins come from a genomic window of Musa acuminata AAA Group cultivar baxijiao chromosome BXJ1-7, Cavendish_Baxijiao_AAA, whole genome shotgun sequence:
- the LOC135678084 gene encoding uncharacterized protein LOC135678084, which produces MAAARVLGSALIGLSWQPSSASSYCSGSSSLLLRWQWRRLFSSSGSRLSMSLKAGIVGLPNVGKSTLFNAVVENGKAQAANFPFCTIEPNVGIVAVPDPRLNVLGGLSKSQRTVPASIEFVDIAGLVKGASQGEGLGNKFLSHIREVDSILQVVRCFEDNDVIHVNGKVDPKSDIDVINLELVFSDLEQIEKRLDKLKKGKAKDSQSKMKEEAEKSALEKIQKTLMDGRPARSVSLSDLEKESIHHLCLLTMKPVIYVANVAESDLAEPDNNPHVKEVMNLASELQSGIVTVSAQVEAELTELAQEERIEFLKSLGVSESGLGNLIRATYKLLGLRTYFTSGEKETKAWTILAGMTAPQAAGVIHSDFEKGFIRAETVSYDDFVAAGSLAAAREKGLLRLEGKDYIVKEGDVMLFRFNV; this is translated from the exons ATGGCGGCGGCGAGGGTTTTGGGATCCGCTCTGATAGGGCTGAGCTGGCAGCCGTCCTCCGCGTCGTCGTATTGCTCGGGCTCCTCGTCGCTTCTCCTCCGCTGGCAGTGGCGGCGGCTCTTCTCGTCTTCGGGCTCGAGGCTCAGCATGAGCCTCAAAGCCGGCATCGTCGGTCTCCCGAACGTCGGCAAGTCCACCCTATTCAATGCCGTA GTTGAGAATGGTAAAGCTCAGGCAGCGAATTTTCCTTTTTGTACCATAGAGCCAAATGTCGGCATAGTCGCGGTCCCTGATCCACGACTCAATGTTCTTGGGGGGCTCAGCAAATCTCAGCGGACAGTCCCAGCGTCTATAGAGTTTGTTGATATTGCTGGCCTAGTGAAAGGAGCAAGTCAAGGAGAG GGTTTGGGAAATAAATTCCTTTCGCACATTCGTGAAGTGGATTCCATACTTCAG GTAGTACGCTGCTTTGAGGATAATGATGTCATTCATGTGAATGGGAAAGTTGATCCAAAATCAGatattgatgtgatcaacttagagCTAGTTTTCTCAGATCTTGAACAG ATTGAGAAAAGGCTAGATAAACTTAAAAAGGGcaaagcaaaagattcacaatccAAGATGAAG GAAGAGGCAGAGAAATCAGCATTGGAAAAGATTCAAAAGACACTTATGGATGGAAGACCTGCACGCTCTGTTTCTTTATCAGACTTGGAGAAAGAATCTATACATCATCTCTGTTTGCTGACCATGAAACCTGTCATATATGTAGCTAATGTAGCAGAATCTGATCTTGCTGAACCAGATAACAATCCTCATGTCAAAGAAGTGATGAACCTTGCCTCAGAGTTGCAATCTGGCATAGTAACTGTATCAGCACAG GTAGAAGCTGAGCTTACTGAGCTTGCACAAGAAGAGAGAATTGAGTTTCTGAAGTCACTTGGTGTTAGTGAAAGTGGTCTCGGGAATCTGATAAGAGCAACATATAAACTTTTGGGGTTGCGGACTTACTTTACCTCAGGAGAAAAG GAAACAAAAGCATGGACAATATTAGCAG GCATGACAGCACCTCAAGCTGCTGGGGTGATACATTCAGACTTTGAGAAAGGATTCATTAGAGCAGAGACT GTCTCTTATGATGATTTTGTTGCAGCTGGCTCTTTAGCGGCTGCAAGAGAGAAAGGACTC CTGAGATTGGAAGGAAAAGACTACATTGTCAAGGAAGGAGATGTTATGCTTTTCAGGTTTAATGTCTGA
- the LOC135678085 gene encoding uncharacterized protein LOC135678085 has product MDSARSWFHKLQPRGEKVKPGPAKKEAGSVKDMQKPPIDEAPSNITKQKVAAAKQYIENHYKAQMKSLQDRKERRWMLERKLADAEVSEEEQNNILKNLEKKETEYMRRQRHKMGVDDFELLTIIGRGAFGEVRICKEKTTGHVYAMKKLKKSEMLRRGQVEHVKAERNLLAEVDSAYIVKLYFSFQDEEYLYLIMEYLPGGDMMTLLMRKDTLTEDEARFYVAETVLAIESIHKHNYIHRDIKPDNLLLDRHGHMKLSDFGLCKPLDSSSFPNLNEPEHAMGRNIRPTLDDKRFNVAPAPRRTQQEQLQHWQKNRRMLAYSTVGTPDYIAPEVLLKKGYGVECDWWSLGAIMYEMLVGYPPFYSEDPMSTCRKIVNWRNHLKFPEEAKLSSEAKDLISRLLCNVEHRLGTKGAHEIKAHVWFRGIQWESLYEMDAAFKPEVNDELDTQNFEKFEETSAAVETSSKSGPWRKMLPSKDVNFVGYTYKNFEIVNDHEVPGIAELKKKSNKPKRPTIKSLFDMDIAPASQPIQGSFLKLLPTQMEMPESQESSPHSSSSSLDQPQSRNR; this is encoded by the exons ATGGATTCCGCGAGAAGCTGGTTTCATAAATTGCAACCTCGAGGGGAGAAAGTCAAGCCTGGACCGGCGAAGAAGGAAGCAGGAAGCGTGAAGGATATGCAGAAGCCACCAATTGATGAGGCACCTTCGAACATCACGAAGCAGAAGGTTGCCGCCGCGAAGCAGTACATCGAAAACCATTACAAGGCCCAGATGAAGTCATTACAAGATCGAAAAGAGAG GCGCTGGATGTTGGAGAGGAAGCTTGCTGATGCAGAAGTTTCTGAGGAAGAGCAGAACAATATTCTGAAGAATTTAGAAAAGAAAGAGACAGAATACATGCGTCGTCAAAGGCATAAAATGGGAgtggatgactttgaacttctgacCATCATTGGAAGGGGGGCCTTCGGAGAG GTGAGGATTTGTAAAGAGAAAACTACTGGGCATGTCTATGCAATGAAAAAGCTTAAAAAATCTGAAATGCTTCGCAGGGGTCAG GTGGAGCATGTGAAAGCTGAAAGAAACCTACTTGCAGAGGTGGATAGTGCCTACATAGTCAAACTCTATTTTTCTTTTCAAGACGAAGAGTATTTATATCTCATCATGGAGTATCTTCCTGGCGGTGACATGATGACTTTACTTATGCGTAAGGATACATTGACAGAGGATGAGGCCAGATTTTATGTTGCAGAAACAGTATTAGCAATTGAATCCATTCATAAACATAATTACATTCACAG GGACATTAAACCAGACAATTTATTGTTAGACCGACATGGTCACATGAAGCTCTCAGATTTTGGCTTGTGCAAACCTCTGGATAGTAGTAGTTTTCCAAATCTCAATGAGCCTGAACATGCAATGGGAAGAAATATCAGGCCTACTCTGGATGATAAGCGATTTAATGTCGCTCCTGCTCCTAGGCGTACTCAACAGGAACAATTACAACACTGGCAAAAGAACAGACGGATGCTG GCTTACTCAACTGTTGGCACACCTGATTACATTGCTCCAGAAGTTCTGTTAAAGAAAGGATATGGAGTGGAATGTGACTG GTGGTCGCTTGGAGCAATTATGTATGAAATGCTTGTAGGTTACCCGCCATTCTATTCTGAAGATCCAATGTCGACATGTAGAAAG ATTGTAAACTGGAGAAACCACTTAAAGTTCCCTGAAGAGGCTAAGCTTTCATCTGAAGCTAAAGATCTTATTAGCAGACTTCTATGCAATGTAGAGCATAGACTTGGGACAAAAGGTGCCCATGAAATAAAG GCGCATGTATGGTTTAGAGGTATCCAGTGGGAAAGTCTATACGAGATGGATGCTGCTTTCAAACCAGAGGTCAACGATGAGTTGGATACTCAAAactttgagaaatttgaggag ACCTCTGCAGCAGTCGAGACTTCTTCAAAGTCTGGCCCATGGAGGAAG ATGCTTCCATCTAAGGATGTAAACTTTGTGGGCTATacatacaaaaattttgaaattgtaAACGACCATGAAGTTCCAGGGATTG CTGAACTGAAGAAAAAGAGTAACAAGCCAAAGAGGCCAACCATCAAATCATTGTTTG ACATGGATATAGCTCCGGCAAGTCAGCCTATCCAAGGAAGTTTTCTCAAACTATTGCCTACGCAGATGGAGATGCCCGAAAGCCAAGAATCATCCCCTCACTCCAGCAGTTCTTCACTGGATCAACCTCAATCTCGAAATCGATAA